In the genome of Hymenobacter cellulosivorans, one region contains:
- a CDS encoding SusC/RagA family TonB-linked outer membrane protein, with the protein MKHTYLAKLLFLLLFVCAGFTSAFAQNGAVSGRVLDEKSQGVPGATVLIEGTTLGSSTNADGTYLIQNVPAGAQTLVTSFVGYNAKRQPVTVTAGQTTNLPDIALAENTTLLSEAVVVGYGTQRRQDVTGSIATISEKQFVQGQVTNPEQLIQGKVAGVQITSGGGAPGASSQIRIRGGSSLNANNDPLIVIDGVPVDNSENKGVSNPLTLVNPNDIETFTVLKDASATAIYGSRASNGVILITTKKGLSGEKLRVTLNSQASVSMKTKTIDVLSADEFRNVVNTYGNASQKALLGNSSTNWQEEIFRTAKTFDNNLSLIGSVGKLPIRASVGNTVQEGILLTNKLVRNTGSISLTPTLLDNHLRIDINAKGSWVDNTFADAAAIGNAARFDPTQSITSGDDSRFGGYFEWLNGDKTLNTNGTKNPVAQLNQKRDRSTAKRAIGNIQFDYKFHFLPELRANLNLGYDMLRSNGSTFVPALAAIEFGNKGANNIYSQKKDNKLLDFYLEYAKQFGESRVTVLGGYSYQDFIRDQPLDSYQASADGTEIRPAFPFKTQYTLVSFFGRLNYNFKDRYSLTATIRRDGSSRFLDGQQFGTFPAIGLAWRIKEEDFLKSSSLFSDLKLRVGYGVTGQQDIESIVGNYPYLGRYTRGENSASYQFGNTFENTLRAEGYNTALKWEETTTYNAGIDYGFLDNRITGTIDVYLRRSDDLLAKIAPAALTNLTNEFAYNIGSLENKGIEFAINTNPVRTNDLNLNLNFNATYNENKITDLGKTLPGFQGYAVGGIGGGVGDNIQNNSVGYPANSFYVLKQVYDANGRPLEGLYADENGDGKSTAADDRYRYKSPAPKVTLGFGSNATYKQFDLAFTLRANLGNYVYNNINSQQAALAGISTNGFLQNLTPDFNNTNFRNYQKFSDYYIENASFLRMDNVTLGYNLRSAADSKPSIRVTAAVQNIFTITKYSGLDPEIRDGIDNNFYPRPRTFTLGLNLGF; encoded by the coding sequence ATGAAACACACTTACCTAGCGAAACTACTGTTTCTGCTACTGTTCGTTTGTGCTGGCTTCACCAGCGCTTTCGCCCAAAACGGGGCCGTGAGTGGCCGCGTCTTGGACGAAAAGAGCCAAGGAGTACCTGGCGCCACCGTGCTGATTGAAGGCACCACGCTGGGTAGCTCGACCAATGCCGACGGTACCTATCTGATTCAGAATGTACCGGCCGGTGCCCAGACCCTGGTAACCTCGTTTGTGGGCTACAACGCCAAGCGCCAGCCTGTAACCGTAACGGCTGGCCAGACCACCAATCTGCCCGACATTGCCCTGGCCGAAAACACGACGCTGCTGAGCGAAGCCGTTGTAGTAGGTTATGGTACCCAGCGTCGGCAGGACGTGACGGGCTCTATTGCTACCATCTCCGAAAAGCAGTTTGTGCAAGGTCAGGTTACCAACCCCGAGCAGCTGATTCAGGGTAAGGTAGCGGGTGTGCAAATCACCTCGGGCGGCGGTGCTCCCGGCGCTTCGTCCCAGATTCGCATCCGCGGCGGCTCCTCGCTGAACGCCAACAACGACCCACTGATCGTAATCGACGGCGTACCGGTTGACAACTCCGAGAACAAAGGTGTTTCCAACCCGCTCACGCTGGTTAACCCCAATGACATTGAAACCTTTACGGTTCTCAAGGACGCTTCGGCCACGGCCATCTACGGCTCGCGCGCTTCCAACGGCGTTATCCTGATTACCACCAAGAAGGGCCTGTCGGGCGAGAAGCTGCGCGTGACGTTGAACTCGCAGGCTTCGGTTTCGATGAAAACCAAGACCATCGACGTCCTCTCGGCCGATGAGTTTCGCAACGTAGTCAACACCTACGGCAATGCTTCCCAGAAAGCGTTGCTGGGTAACAGCAGCACCAACTGGCAGGAAGAAATCTTCCGCACCGCCAAGACGTTCGACAACAACCTGAGCCTGATTGGCTCGGTGGGCAAGCTGCCGATCCGCGCTTCCGTGGGCAACACGGTACAGGAAGGCATTCTGCTGACCAACAAGTTGGTGCGTAACACCGGTTCGATCAGCCTCACTCCTACCCTGCTCGACAACCACCTGCGCATCGACATCAACGCTAAGGGCAGCTGGGTGGATAACACCTTTGCCGACGCGGCAGCCATCGGCAACGCGGCTCGTTTTGATCCTACGCAATCGATTACGAGCGGCGACGATAGCCGCTTCGGGGGCTACTTCGAGTGGCTCAACGGCGACAAGACCCTGAACACGAACGGCACCAAGAACCCGGTGGCTCAGCTGAACCAGAAGCGTGACCGCAGCACCGCCAAGCGGGCTATCGGTAACATTCAGTTCGACTACAAATTCCACTTCCTGCCCGAGCTGCGGGCCAACCTGAACCTGGGCTACGACATGCTGCGCAGCAACGGTTCGACCTTCGTGCCCGCTCTGGCGGCCATCGAATTTGGCAACAAAGGCGCCAACAACATCTACTCGCAGAAGAAGGACAACAAGCTGCTGGATTTCTACTTGGAGTATGCCAAGCAGTTTGGCGAGAGCCGCGTGACCGTACTGGGCGGCTATTCCTATCAGGACTTTATCCGCGACCAGCCCCTGGACTCGTACCAGGCCTCGGCTGATGGCACCGAAATCCGGCCGGCGTTCCCCTTCAAGACTCAGTACACGCTGGTGTCGTTTTTCGGCCGCTTGAACTACAACTTCAAGGACCGCTACTCGCTGACGGCCACGATTCGCCGCGACGGTTCGTCGCGCTTCCTAGACGGCCAGCAGTTCGGCACCTTCCCCGCAATCGGTTTAGCCTGGCGCATCAAGGAAGAAGACTTCCTGAAATCTTCCAGCCTGTTCTCCGACCTGAAACTGCGCGTGGGCTACGGCGTCACGGGTCAGCAGGACATTGAGAGCATCGTAGGCAACTACCCTTACCTGGGCCGTTACACCCGGGGCGAAAACTCGGCTTCTTACCAGTTCGGCAACACGTTCGAGAACACGCTGCGCGCTGAAGGCTACAACACGGCCCTGAAGTGGGAAGAAACCACGACCTACAACGCCGGTATCGACTACGGCTTCCTCGACAACCGCATCACCGGTACCATCGACGTATACCTGCGTCGCTCGGATGACCTGCTGGCCAAGATTGCTCCTGCTGCCCTGACCAACCTGACCAACGAGTTTGCCTACAACATTGGCAGCCTCGAAAACAAGGGTATCGAGTTTGCCATCAACACCAACCCGGTTCGGACCAATGACCTGAACCTGAACCTGAACTTCAACGCGACCTATAACGAGAACAAAATCACGGATCTGGGCAAAACCCTGCCCGGCTTCCAGGGCTACGCCGTGGGTGGTATCGGTGGTGGTGTTGGCGACAACATTCAGAACAACTCGGTGGGCTACCCAGCCAACTCGTTCTACGTGCTGAAGCAGGTGTACGACGCCAACGGCCGGCCACTCGAAGGCCTGTATGCCGACGAGAACGGTGACGGCAAGAGCACGGCTGCCGACGACCGGTACCGCTACAAGTCGCCCGCTCCTAAAGTGACCTTGGGCTTCGGCTCCAACGCTACCTACAAGCAGTTCGACTTGGCTTTCACACTGCGGGCCAACCTGGGCAACTACGTGTACAATAACATCAACTCCCAGCAAGCAGCGTTGGCGGGCATCTCTACCAACGGCTTCCTGCAGAACCTGACGCCCGACTTCAACAACACGAACTTCCGCAACTACCAGAAATTCTCCGATTACTACATCGAGAATGCCTCGTTCCTGCGCATGGATAACGTGACGCTGGGCTACAACTTGCGCAGCGCTGCTGACAGCAAGCCTAGCATTCGGGTAACGGCCGCGGTGCAGAACATCTTTACCATCACGAAGTACTCGGGTCTTGATCCGGAAATCCGCGACGGTATCGATAACAACTTCTACCCCCGCCCCCGCACCTTCACGCTCGGTCTCAATCTAGGTTTCTAA
- a CDS encoding alpha/beta hydrolase-fold protein codes for MKYFLAFGALLAAGAAHAQVTLKLTSVPANTPASATLYVAGSFNSWNPGNAAHALTKNADGSYQITLPQATGTMEYKFTRGAWSSVETNAANGSVPNRTYTFGSGPATVTHTVLNWEDLAGGSSCQSSALSPNVRVMATNFAIPQLGRTRRVWLYLPNDYASNTTKRYPVLYMHDGQNVFDNCTSFSGEWGVDETLSQLQQQGLDATGSIVVAVDNDGAQRLNEYSPWNNPQYGGGQGDQYVDFLVQTLKPYIDSNYRTLTGREYTSIAGSSMGGLISVYAALKYPNVYSKVGVFSPAFWFAEQSLFQYVQQHPANPATRFYFVSGAQESQTMVPLIQQMHDALRSGGVPAANLSFNARPDGQHAEWFWKREFSAAYQWLLAPATVTAAKNPQAALAFSVYPVPAKDAVTVQLPETVKEARLEVLDSTGQVVLKSKVRAGQRVEVSKLGKGAYFMRLSSGKQSGSQTLLKE; via the coding sequence ATGAAATATTTCCTTGCTTTCGGTGCTCTGCTGGCCGCCGGGGCCGCCCACGCCCAGGTTACGCTTAAGCTGACTAGTGTGCCGGCTAACACCCCGGCCAGCGCCACCTTATATGTAGCCGGCAGCTTCAACAGCTGGAACCCCGGCAATGCGGCCCATGCCCTGACCAAAAACGCCGACGGCAGCTACCAGATTACCCTGCCACAAGCCACGGGTACGATGGAGTATAAGTTTACCCGCGGGGCGTGGTCGTCGGTGGAAACCAACGCTGCCAACGGCTCGGTGCCCAACCGCACCTACACGTTTGGTAGCGGCCCGGCTACCGTGACGCACACCGTGTTGAACTGGGAGGACCTGGCCGGGGGTAGCAGCTGCCAGTCATCGGCGCTGAGCCCCAACGTGCGGGTCATGGCTACGAACTTTGCCATCCCGCAGCTGGGGCGCACCCGGCGGGTGTGGCTGTATTTGCCCAACGACTACGCCAGCAATACCACCAAGCGCTACCCCGTGCTTTATATGCACGATGGACAGAATGTATTCGACAACTGCACCAGCTTCTCGGGCGAGTGGGGTGTGGATGAAACCCTAAGCCAGCTCCAGCAGCAGGGCCTCGACGCTACTGGCAGCATCGTAGTAGCCGTGGATAACGACGGGGCCCAGCGCCTGAATGAATACTCGCCCTGGAACAACCCGCAGTACGGCGGCGGACAAGGCGACCAGTACGTGGACTTTCTGGTGCAAACTCTGAAGCCGTATATCGACTCGAACTACCGCACCTTAACCGGCCGGGAGTATACCAGCATTGCCGGCAGCAGCATGGGCGGCCTGATTTCGGTGTATGCGGCTCTGAAGTACCCCAACGTCTACAGCAAGGTGGGCGTGTTCTCGCCGGCCTTCTGGTTTGCCGAGCAGTCCTTGTTCCAATACGTGCAGCAGCACCCGGCTAACCCGGCCACCCGCTTTTACTTCGTGAGCGGTGCCCAGGAAAGCCAGACCATGGTGCCCCTGATCCAGCAGATGCACGACGCCCTGCGGAGCGGGGGCGTACCGGCGGCCAATCTGAGTTTCAATGCCCGCCCCGACGGACAGCACGCCGAGTGGTTCTGGAAACGAGAGTTTTCGGCGGCCTACCAGTGGCTGCTGGCTCCGGCTACGGTAACTGCAGCGAAGAATCCACAGGCGGCTCTGGCCTTCAGCGTTTACCCGGTGCCGGCTAAGGATGCCGTGACCGTGCAGCTGCCCGAAACGGTAAAGGAAGCCCGGCTGGAAGTGCTGGACTCAACGGGCCAAGTGGTGCTCAAAAGCAAGGTCCGCGCCGGGCAACGCGTAGAGGTGAGCAAGCTGGGGAAAGGGGCCTATTTCATGCGCCTGAGCAGTGGCAAACAGTCGGGCAGCCAAACCCTACTCAAGGAGTAA
- a CDS encoding anthranilate synthase component I family protein, whose protein sequence is MNPVHLKTRHVRLLADTVTPVGLYLRLRDQYTNCLLLESSDYHGQQNAFSYLAFEPLARFEVSRGELRQTLVDGSVITETLVQPRLALTRLQEFADSFQAEKVEFDFITGGLFGYIGYEGVQYFEDLTLNEEKVAAGQIPDIIYGTYRYVIAINHFRNELFVFEHTLVGEPTDHDGLTRLVNLIRNPSLPEFGFGLVGEEQTNQTDEEFLTRLAAGQQHCRRGDVFQIVLSRRFQQGFVGDEFNVYRALRSVNPSPYLFYFDYGNFKIFGSSPETQLLIKGRQASLFPIAGTFRRTGHDAQDAELAQKLAADPKENAEHVMLVDLARNDLARHGDEVKVKVFREIQFYSHVIHLVSEVNAKLAPNADSLQVVADTFPAGTLSGAPKHRAMQLIDELEPTGRGYYGGCLGHLGFNGDFNHAIMIRSFLSTGNQLYYQAGAGVVAASDINSELNEVHHKLAALRKALEAAEAVGEKLTATV, encoded by the coding sequence ATGAACCCAGTACACCTTAAAACCCGCCACGTCCGCCTGCTTGCCGATACCGTGACGCCCGTGGGCCTGTACCTGCGCCTGCGCGACCAGTACACCAACTGCCTGCTGCTGGAAAGCTCCGACTACCACGGTCAGCAAAACGCCTTCAGCTACCTGGCCTTTGAGCCCCTGGCCCGCTTCGAGGTGAGCCGCGGGGAGTTGCGCCAGACTCTGGTCGACGGCTCGGTAATCACCGAAACGCTGGTCCAGCCCCGCCTCGCGCTGACCCGCCTGCAGGAGTTTGCCGACTCGTTTCAGGCTGAGAAGGTGGAGTTCGACTTCATTACCGGCGGCTTGTTTGGCTACATCGGCTATGAGGGCGTGCAGTACTTCGAGGATTTGACGCTGAACGAGGAAAAGGTAGCAGCCGGCCAGATTCCGGACATCATCTACGGCACGTATCGGTACGTCATTGCCATCAACCACTTCCGCAACGAGCTGTTCGTCTTTGAGCACACGCTCGTCGGGGAGCCCACCGACCACGACGGCCTGACCCGGCTGGTAAATTTGATCCGTAACCCGAGCCTGCCCGAGTTTGGCTTTGGGCTGGTAGGGGAGGAGCAAACCAACCAGACCGACGAGGAATTCCTGACCCGACTGGCGGCCGGGCAGCAGCACTGCCGCCGCGGCGACGTGTTCCAGATTGTGTTGTCGCGCCGCTTTCAGCAAGGATTTGTCGGCGACGAGTTCAACGTGTACCGGGCTCTGCGCTCGGTGAATCCTTCGCCTTACCTGTTTTACTTCGACTACGGCAACTTCAAAATCTTCGGCTCCTCGCCCGAGACCCAGCTGCTGATCAAGGGGCGGCAGGCCAGCTTATTTCCCATCGCCGGCACTTTCCGTCGCACTGGCCACGATGCCCAGGACGCCGAACTGGCCCAGAAGCTGGCCGCCGACCCCAAGGAAAACGCTGAGCACGTGATGCTGGTAGACCTGGCCCGAAACGACCTGGCCCGCCACGGCGACGAGGTGAAAGTCAAGGTGTTCCGCGAAATTCAGTTCTATTCCCACGTCATTCACCTCGTGAGCGAGGTCAATGCCAAGCTGGCGCCGAATGCGGACTCCCTGCAAGTCGTGGCCGATACCTTCCCGGCTGGTACACTCTCGGGAGCGCCCAAGCACCGGGCCATGCAGCTCATCGATGAGCTCGAACCAACGGGCCGCGGCTACTACGGCGGCTGCCTGGGCCACCTGGGCTTCAACGGCGACTTCAACCACGCCATCATGATTCGCTCCTTTTTGAGTACCGGCAACCAACTCTACTACCAGGCCGGCGCCGGCGTCGTGGCCGCCTCAGACATTAACTCTGAGCTTAATGAGGTGCACCACAAGCTGGCGGCCCTGCGCAAGGCGCTGGAAGCGGCCGAAGCAGTAGGAGAGAAGCTCACCGCCACGGTTTAA
- a CDS encoding anthranilate synthase component II, whose product MKILVLDNYDSFTYNLVQLLRELGYGDSTDVVRNDKINLDDIEQYDAIMLSPGPGVPSEAGLMPEVIRRYAPTKRMLGVCLGHQGIAESFGGQLYNLPAVLHGIATDADIVAGEDRLFNGLPERFKVGRYHSWVVTPEGFPEELEITARDLNGQILAFRHRQYDVRGVQFHPESILTEHGHQMLRNWLEGE is encoded by the coding sequence ATGAAAATCCTAGTTCTCGATAATTACGACTCCTTTACCTACAACCTCGTGCAGTTGCTGCGGGAGCTAGGCTATGGGGATAGCACCGACGTGGTGCGCAACGACAAAATCAACCTCGACGACATCGAGCAGTACGACGCCATCATGTTGTCGCCGGGGCCGGGCGTGCCCTCGGAGGCCGGGCTGATGCCAGAGGTAATCCGGCGTTACGCGCCTACCAAACGCATGCTGGGTGTGTGCCTGGGCCACCAGGGCATTGCCGAGTCGTTTGGCGGGCAGCTCTACAACCTGCCGGCCGTGCTCCACGGCATTGCCACCGACGCCGACATCGTGGCCGGCGAGGACCGGCTCTTCAACGGGCTGCCCGAGCGGTTCAAAGTCGGGCGCTACCACTCCTGGGTGGTGACGCCGGAAGGCTTTCCCGAAGAGTTGGAAATAACGGCCCGGGACCTGAACGGGCAGATTCTGGCCTTTCGCCACCGCCAGTATGATGTGCGCGGCGTACAGTTTCACCCCGAGTCCATCCTGACCGAGCACGGCCACCAGATGCTGCGCAACTGGCTCGAGGGCGAGTAA
- the trpD gene encoding anthranilate phosphoribosyltransferase — protein sequence MKKFLTTLFEQQTLSRDQAHEALSQLGQGAANPAETAAFMTVYRMRPITVPELAGFRDALLDLCRDPQLGTREVLDIVGTGGDGKDTFNISTLACFVVAGAGYKVAKHGNIGVSSICGSSNILAHFGYDFEASSDALRRQLEEANICFLHAPAFHPAMRHAGPVRRELGVRTFFNILGPLVNPARPTAQLAGVFSLELLRLYNYLFQQTGTSYAVVHALDGYDELSLTGAAKLSSGRGEQFVTAEDLGLTTYDPQELAGGRTVAESAALFRSILDGQATAAQRDVVTANAALGIQCLRPELSFAEALAEARESLDSGRARQAFGKLLG from the coding sequence TTGAAAAAGTTTCTCACTACCCTGTTTGAGCAGCAGACCCTGAGCCGGGACCAAGCCCACGAGGCCTTGTCGCAGCTGGGGCAGGGAGCGGCCAATCCGGCCGAAACCGCCGCTTTCATGACCGTGTACCGCATGCGGCCCATCACGGTGCCCGAGCTGGCTGGCTTCCGCGACGCCTTGCTCGACCTCTGCCGCGACCCGCAGCTGGGCACCCGTGAGGTGCTCGACATCGTGGGTACCGGCGGCGACGGCAAAGACACGTTCAATATCTCCACGTTGGCTTGCTTCGTGGTAGCCGGGGCGGGCTACAAGGTGGCCAAGCACGGCAACATCGGCGTGTCGAGCATCTGCGGCTCGTCCAACATCCTGGCTCACTTCGGCTACGACTTCGAGGCCTCCTCCGACGCGTTGCGGCGGCAATTGGAGGAAGCCAATATCTGCTTTCTACACGCCCCGGCCTTTCACCCGGCCATGCGCCACGCCGGGCCGGTGCGCCGGGAGCTGGGCGTGCGGACCTTCTTCAACATTCTGGGCCCCTTGGTAAACCCGGCCCGGCCCACGGCCCAGCTGGCGGGCGTGTTCAGCCTGGAGCTGCTGCGCCTTTACAATTATCTGTTTCAGCAAACCGGCACGAGCTACGCCGTGGTCCACGCCCTGGATGGCTACGACGAGCTGAGTCTGACCGGCGCGGCCAAGCTGAGCTCCGGGCGCGGTGAGCAGTTTGTGACAGCCGAAGACCTGGGCCTGACCACCTACGACCCCCAGGAACTGGCCGGCGGCCGCACCGTGGCTGAGTCGGCCGCGCTGTTCCGGAGCATCCTCGACGGGCAGGCCACCGCCGCCCAGCGCGACGTGGTGACGGCCAATGCGGCCCTGGGTATTCAGTGTCTGCGGCCTGAACTGAGCTTTGCCGAAGCCCTGGCCGAAGCCCGCGAGTCACTGGACTCGGGCCGTGCCCGGCAGGCGTTCGGCAAGCTGCTGGGATAG
- the trpC gene encoding indole-3-glycerol phosphate synthase TrpC, translated as MSTSPTTGTILDKIVAHKRREVAERQSLVPATLLERSLYFQNQPLSLRKYLLRDDLSGIIAEFKRKSPSKGWINQHAPVERTTLGYMQAGASALSVLTDGEFFGGKNEDLTIARRFNYCPILRKDFVVDEYQILEAKSIGADVILLIAAVLTAEEVLRFGQLARSLGLEVLLEVHSAEELTRTLHPDAVSLVGVNNRNLHDFSLSLDTSKELAAQIPAEFVKVTESGLHSAADIQMLREAGYRGFLIGEAFMRSSRPEKACYSLVQELHATEPITLI; from the coding sequence ATGAGTACTTCCCCCACGACCGGCACCATTCTCGACAAAATTGTGGCCCACAAGCGCCGCGAGGTGGCTGAGCGCCAGAGCCTGGTGCCCGCCACGCTGCTTGAGCGTAGCCTGTACTTCCAGAACCAGCCTTTGTCGCTGCGCAAATACCTGCTGCGCGACGACTTGAGCGGCATCATTGCCGAGTTCAAGCGCAAGTCGCCGAGCAAGGGCTGGATCAACCAGCACGCCCCGGTGGAGCGTACTACGCTGGGCTACATGCAGGCCGGGGCCTCGGCCTTGTCGGTGCTGACGGACGGGGAGTTTTTCGGCGGCAAGAACGAGGATCTGACCATTGCCCGGCGCTTCAACTACTGCCCCATTCTGCGCAAGGACTTCGTGGTCGACGAGTACCAGATTCTGGAAGCCAAGAGCATCGGTGCCGACGTTATCCTGCTGATTGCCGCCGTGCTGACGGCCGAGGAAGTACTGCGCTTCGGGCAGCTGGCCCGGAGCCTGGGCTTGGAAGTGCTGCTGGAAGTACACAGCGCCGAGGAGCTGACCCGCACCCTGCACCCCGACGCGGTGAGCCTAGTGGGCGTCAACAACCGCAACCTGCACGATTTCAGCCTCAGCCTCGACACGTCCAAAGAGCTGGCCGCCCAGATTCCGGCGGAGTTTGTAAAAGTGACGGAAAGTGGCCTGCACTCGGCCGCCGACATTCAGATGCTGCGCGAGGCCGGCTACCGGGGCTTCCTCATCGGCGAAGCCTTCATGCGCAGCAGCCGGCCCGAAAAAGCCTGCTACAGCCTGGTGCAGGAACTGCATGCCACCGAGCCGATTACGCTGATTTAA
- a CDS encoding phosphoribosylanthranilate isomerase, with protein sequence MTTPTSTTSSFKPSPGLRIKVCGMREAANVAAVAALQPDFLGFIFYPKSKRFVADTLDAELLRQLPDGCRKVGVFVDETPAVVQQQVARYGLDLVQLHGHETPEQCAELQAAGISVIKAFAFDAGFDFDTLRPYAPYCTYFLFDTKGEQPGGNGTTFDWQLLQDYPFDVPYFLAGGLDEQHAGSLATLQLPGLFAVDLNSRFELQPGLKDDLRLARMFRSLRPIFPSPASPAA encoded by the coding sequence ATGACCACGCCCACCTCCACCACCTCCTCGTTCAAACCGTCCCCCGGGCTGCGCATCAAAGTGTGCGGTATGCGGGAGGCGGCCAACGTGGCAGCTGTGGCGGCTTTGCAGCCCGACTTTCTGGGTTTTATCTTCTACCCGAAATCGAAGCGCTTCGTGGCCGATACCCTAGACGCGGAGCTGCTTAGGCAACTGCCCGACGGCTGCCGCAAGGTGGGCGTGTTCGTGGATGAAACCCCGGCCGTGGTACAGCAGCAAGTGGCCCGCTACGGCCTGGACTTGGTGCAACTGCACGGCCACGAAACGCCGGAGCAGTGCGCCGAGCTGCAGGCCGCAGGCATTTCGGTTATCAAGGCCTTTGCCTTTGATGCCGGCTTTGACTTCGACACCCTGCGACCCTACGCACCTTACTGCACGTATTTTCTCTTCGACACGAAAGGGGAACAGCCCGGCGGCAATGGCACCACCTTCGACTGGCAGCTGCTGCAAGACTATCCGTTCGACGTGCCTTACTTCCTGGCCGGTGGCCTCGATGAGCAGCATGCCGGGTCCTTGGCAACGTTGCAACTACCTGGTCTCTTCGCCGTGGACTTAAACAGCCGGTTTGAGCTGCAGCCCGGCCTGAAAGACGACCTCAGGCTGGCTCGCATGTTCCGAAGCCTGCGGCCCATATTTCCTTCTCCAGCTTCACCCGCGGCCTAA
- the trpB gene encoding tryptophan synthase subunit beta, producing the protein MNTTTTSQFQPNARGYYGEFGGAFIPEMLYPNVEELREQYLQILADPAFQAEYQQLLRDYVGRPTPLFEAKRLSARYNTRIYLKREDLCHTGAHKVNNTVGQILLAKRLGKTRIIAETGAGQHGVATATVCALMGMECIVYMGKTDTERQKPNVERMRLLGAKVVAVTSGSQTLKDATNEAIRDWISNPVDTHYIIGSVVGPHPYPDLVARLQSVISEEMRKQLLEKVGRELPDYVVACVGGGSNAAGAFYHFLDEPSVQLVAVEAAGHGIHSGHSAATSVLGTPGIIHGSRTLLMQDEHGQITEPYSISAGLDYPGIGPLHAYLGASGRARFISIKDEDALTAVAECSRLEGIIPALETAHALAALGQLGAGPDDVVVINLSGRGDKDLETYMKYADKLK; encoded by the coding sequence GTGAATACGACCACCACTTCCCAGTTTCAGCCCAACGCCCGCGGCTACTACGGCGAGTTCGGCGGGGCCTTTATTCCCGAAATGCTCTACCCTAACGTGGAAGAGCTGCGCGAACAATACCTGCAGATCCTGGCCGACCCCGCGTTTCAGGCCGAGTATCAGCAGCTCTTGCGCGACTACGTGGGCCGGCCCACCCCGCTGTTTGAGGCCAAACGGCTGTCGGCCCGCTATAACACCCGCATCTACCTCAAGCGCGAGGACCTCTGCCACACCGGTGCCCACAAAGTGAACAATACAGTAGGGCAGATTTTGCTAGCCAAGCGCCTGGGCAAAACCCGCATCATTGCCGAAACCGGCGCCGGGCAGCACGGCGTGGCCACGGCCACCGTCTGCGCCCTGATGGGCATGGAGTGCATCGTGTACATGGGCAAAACCGATACCGAGCGGCAAAAGCCCAACGTAGAGCGCATGCGCCTGCTGGGCGCCAAAGTGGTGGCCGTCACCAGCGGCAGCCAGACCCTGAAAGACGCTACCAACGAAGCCATCCGCGACTGGATCAGCAACCCGGTGGACACGCACTACATCATCGGCTCGGTGGTGGGCCCGCACCCGTACCCCGATCTGGTAGCCCGGCTGCAGTCGGTTATCAGCGAGGAAATGCGCAAGCAGCTGCTGGAGAAAGTCGGCCGGGAACTGCCCGACTACGTGGTGGCCTGCGTGGGCGGCGGCTCGAATGCGGCCGGCGCGTTTTACCACTTCCTGGATGAGCCTTCGGTGCAACTAGTAGCGGTAGAAGCCGCGGGCCACGGCATTCACTCGGGTCACTCGGCCGCTACCTCGGTGCTGGGCACGCCGGGCATCATTCACGGCTCCCGCACCCTGCTCATGCAGGACGAGCACGGGCAGATTACCGAGCCCTACTCCATTTCTGCCGGCCTCGACTACCCCGGTATCGGTCCGCTGCACGCGTATTTGGGCGCTTCGGGTCGGGCCCGGTTTATCAGCATCAAGGACGAGGACGCGCTGACGGCCGTGGCCGAGTGCAGCCGCCTCGAAGGCATTATTCCGGCCCTGGAAACGGCCCACGCCCTGGCTGCCCTGGGGCAGCTGGGTGCCGGCCCCGACGACGTGGTGGTCATCAACCTCTCCGGCCGCGGCGACAAGGACCTGGAAACCTACATGAAGTACGCCGACAAGCTTAAGTAA